A window of the Henningerozyma blattae CBS 6284 chromosome 10, complete genome genome harbors these coding sequences:
- the SGT1 gene encoding co-chaperone SGT1 (similar to Saccharomyces cerevisiae SGT1 (YOR057W); ancestral locus Anc_5.657) translates to MTIDQDLKKAYNLLYEKKDTLSALKLYQSVLDQNNENVIALVYKAAALEKLYYGNPDWHNDQTLENSKAALDFALKFSKIRGKRGLIGLVYFRYFVHYFNDKDYLMADTYMTLCTEFDYKTDTLEMWQTQLTSKLTKLAKKKGITIEELRIQNSTIIEPITNPLSKTDNKTPTPTKTLEVPNPEPLPLPQDKVVPTPTNTAPSTTSNISAPIPSLQIQPSQSKLRTDWYQSQSNVTLSIFTSNLPDSKDDIKWEINAKNKMSLQISYTIPETGSEFQYSIKLAHEIIPDQTNIHLTNKKIELTFKKQDSKKWKTLERDESIDEAAISTSNIGAITTTETKPNISYPSSSKKGIDWSKVNVDDADGDFNEDEGSADAFFQKLYADADPDVKRAMMKSFVESNGTTLNTNWDEVKKGKVETHPPEGMVAKEW, encoded by the coding sequence ATGACAATAGACcaagatttgaaaaaagcttataatttactatatgaaaagaaagataCTTTGAGTGCTTTAAAACTTTATCAATCAGTATTAgatcaaaataatgaaaacgTTATCGCATTAGTTTACAAAGCTGCCgcattagaaaaattatattatggTAATCCTGATTGGCATAATGACCAGACTTTAGAAAATTCCAAAGCTGCATTAGATTTTGCTTTAAAATTCTCAAAAATTAGAGGTAAGAGAGGTTTAATTGGTTTAGTTtattttagatattttgTTCATTATTTCAATGATAAAGATTATCTTATGGCTGATACATACATGACATTATGTACAGAGTTCGATTATAAAACAGATACATTGGAAATGTGGCAAACTCAATTGACTTCCAAATTAACCAAATTGGCTAAGAAGAAGGGTATCACTATCGAAGAATTAAGAATTCAAAATTCAACCATAATTGAACCAATTACCAATCCATTGTCGAAAACTGATAATAAGACTCCTACTCCAACGAAAACACTAGAAGTTCCAAATCCAGAACCTTTACCGTTACCTCAAGATAAAGTTGTCCCAACACCAACAAATACTGCCCCATCTACCACTTCTAACATATCTGCTCCAATTCCCTCTTTACAAATCCAACCTTCACAATCTAAATTAAGAACTGATTGGTATCAATCTCAAAGTAATGTAACTCTCTCCATTTTTACTAGTAATTTACCAGACTCTAAAGATGATATCAAATGGGAAATTAAtgctaaaaataaaatgtcTTTACAAATCAGTTATACTATTCCAGAAACTGGATCTGAGTTCCAATATTCTATCAAATTAGCTCATGAAATTATACCTGACCAAACAAATATCCATTTAACAAATAAGAAAATCGAACTTACTTTTAAAAAGCaagattcaaaaaaatggaaaacTTTGGAAAGAGATGAAAGCATTGATGAGGCTGCCATATCTACATCTAATATAGGAGCAATTACAACTACGGAAACGAAACCTAATATATCCTAtccttcttcttcaaaaaaGGGCATTGATTGGTCTAAAGTTAATGTGGATGATGCTGACGGAGACTTCAATGAAGATGAGGGTTCTGCTGATgcatttttccaaaaactATATGCTGATGCAGACCCTGATGTTAAACGTGCTATGATGAAATCGTTTGTTGAAAGTAATGGTACTACATTGAATACTAATTGGGATGAGGTTAAAAAAGGTAAAGTCGAAACACATCCTCCTGAAGGTATGGTCGCTAAGGAATGGTAA